The following nucleotide sequence is from Chloroflexota bacterium.
CTCGATCTTACTGGAACTTCGGAAGCACCGCCTCACCGATCAGCTCTACGGACCGTGCGGCGACGTCGAGCGGGAGATCGTCCGGGCTGACACGCATCTGGATCTGGGTCACACCCGCGTCCACGTAGCGTTGGATTCGCTCGATGACGACGTCGGGTGTGCCCACGAGGCACCAGTCAAGGTCGAACCGTTCGAAGAGCTGGCCCGGCTCGCCCGAGACCACCTCGGGATCGCTCCCCAGCGCGCCGTTGCGCGCGTATCGCTGGAGCACCCGCCCGGCGTAGATGCGCGCCGCGGCGCGCGCCGCGGAGTCGGAATCGGCGACGACCGCGAGTCGGTTGATCGCGACCGTCCCATTCGCGGCTGGCTTTCCCTCCCTCGCCAGCTCCTCGCGATACCGCGCGCTCTGGCGCGCGATCACGTCGAAGCCGTAGTTCGTCGAGGCGCACCATCCGTCGCCGAAGTGCGCCGCGCGTCGGGCTGATCGGCGCAGCGAGCCGCCGACCCAAACAGTCGGTCCGCCCTCGCGAATGGGCAGCATGCCAATGCTTTGGTCCGTGGAGAGCAAGGAGCCGTGAAACCCCTTCTCGCCGCGCCACAGCGCGCGCATCATCGCCAACGCATCGTCGACGAATTCGCCGACCCGCGCCGGGTCTGTCCCGAAGCGCCGTTGGACCGCCGGCCCGCCGAGTCCTATCCCGAGAATGAGCCGACCGCCGCTGATCTGGTCCAGCGCGGCCGCGTCGTACGCGAGCTTCAGCGGGTTCCACGTCGGAAGCAACGTCACGCTCGTCCCAAGGCGGAGGCTCGTGCGCGGGGCCAGGGCGGCCAGAACCAGGAGCGGCGACGACACGTGCCCCCACTCGGGCCGCGTCGCGTACCCCTCGCCCGCCGTGACCGAGTCGAAACCATGCCGCTCGGCGACGCGCAGCAGCTCCACATAGCGGTCGATCTGCTGGTCCAGCGTCCGGACCGGGGTGGCAAAGTCGAGGGCGAGACCGAATTTCATCGTACGAGCGTCTCCATTCGGGATTCTCTGATCGCGAGCGGGCGGCGGACTGCG
It contains:
- a CDS encoding LLM class flavin-dependent oxidoreductase, with translation MKFGLALDFATPVRTLDQQIDRYVELLRVAERHGFDSVTAGEGYATRPEWGHVSSPLLVLAALAPRTSLRLGTSVTLLPTWNPLKLAYDAAALDQISGGRLILGIGLGGPAVQRRFGTDPARVGEFVDDALAMMRALWRGEKGFHGSLLSTDQSIGMLPIREGGPTVWVGGSLRRSARRAAHFGDGWCASTNYGFDVIARQSARYREELAREGKPAANGTVAINRLAVVADSDSAARAAARIYAGRVLQRYARNGALGSDPEVVSGEPGQLFERFDLDWCLVGTPDVVIERIQRYVDAGVTQIQMRVSPDDLPLDVAARSVELIGEAVLPKFQ